One Nostoc sp. CENA543 genomic window, TTGTTGTTTATGCCCAAAATGCCGACTTTGCCATTGAACCCAAAGGCGGAAACAAACTTTACTTTAAGGTGACAACTAATCAAGCCGATGTTGACGATGCTTACAACTGGATAATCTGGGATAGCGTCACTCAAACCGCCAGCCTCATTCCCGCACAGGGTTAAGGGGGACTTCCAAGCTAAAAAATATACTATCACTGTGTAGGCAGAGGGGCAGGGGGCAGGGTGCAGGGGGAAAAAGAACGATGTCTTATCCAGAAATTGGATAATTTATTTTCTGGAAGTCCTTAAAATAATTCGCAATTCGCGTTAGCGTAGCGGGGCGGGAGCATCGTTGCAAATTGCAAATTGGTTTCATCTTTTCAAAAAGCGTTGACGCATCCGCACAGTAAAACTATTGACTTCTGGGATTTTCATGAGGTAGGCAATTACTCCAAATACTATTAACCCCACTGCACCAGATACACACAACTGTAAAATTTGAATCATTAAACCCTGTGTACCCAATAGTTTCTGTGTTCCCACCAACACCCCAAAGCTAGTAACTCCCGCCACTACACTACCAGCAATCAACCCTAAAATCGGCAAACTCCACTCCCGTAGAGGCAAACCATGTAAGCGGCGGTGTAGTATCCATAACAGCATTAACATGGAGCTACAATTGACACCAACGGTTGCTAACACCAAACCAGGCGCACCGAAGGGTTTCACGAAAATCCCATCTAGGACAATATTGAGAAAGATGTTAAATGTACTGATACGGAAAGGTGTCTGTCCATCGCCCAATGCGTAAAATACCCGCACCAAAACATCCCTTCCCAGATAGACGAACATCCCAATACCATAGGAGATGAGTAGTGAGGAAACTAACTGTGTAGCCCCTTGTTTAAATGCACCACGTTCATAAACTATCTGCACAATCGGCACAGACAACGCCACCATTAACGCCCCTAACGGTAACATCGTCACAGCAGTGAGTAATAATCCCTGACGAATGCGTAATTTCAAGTCTGGCCAGTTTTCTGGTTCGGCAAGCTTCGCGAAAATCGGTAATAGGGGCAATAAAATAATGTTAGAAATAATACCTAAAGGTGTTTGTACTAGCAAATTGGCATAGTTAAAACCAGCCGCCGCCCCTTGAATGGGGCTAGCAAAATACAAGTCAGTCGCCACATTAATCGGCATCATCCCCGAAGAAATCGTAGCAGGGGTCATGATTTTGATTACTTCCTGCACTCCAGGGGATTTAAAATCAAACCTCAGCCTTAATTTACCGAGTCCTAAACGCCACTGCACAACTAACTGGACTAACCACTGAAGAATTGCCCCGGCTAGAGTTCCCCAAGCCAAAACCATTCCACCAATCACAGCGTATTCTGGCTTGATAATGTCTTTGCCATATTGCAAAGCCAGTACCGCAATCCCAATTACTACCGTTACACTCGATAACAGGGGACTAATAGAGAGTAGCCAGTATTGATTAGCAGCGTTGAGAGTCCCAAAACCGATACCAATTAACCCAGAAAATAAAGCCATCGGGGCCATAATTTGCAACTGTTGAATGGCGATCGCTCTCGTTTTCGCATCCAAACCATAACCAACAATATCAATCACAGTATCCGCCAAGAAAATCTGCGCTACTGTCACCAGTAACAACAAACCCCCCACCAAAGTAGTCACTGTCTCTACTAAAGGGGCGGCTTCTTCTTGCTTACGCTTGGCTAAAACGCTGATAATCGCGCTATGTAACGGCCCGTTCACCCCTCCTAGTAAGACTAATAAAAACCCCGGAATCACATAGGCGTAACTATAAGCAGTAGCGGCCGCACCCACACCAAAAGCAGCTGCGATCGCCTGCTGTCTGATTAAACCGAATACTTTACTAATTAACGTGGCTGCGGCCACAATGCCAGCAATCCCAGCGAAAGAACGAGAAGGTTTTTGGTCTTGATTAGTCACAAATAATACCCGACAACTTTTGCAGACTGCATACCTGAGTAAATTTAACCGGAAAGTTGGCAGTCTGTCAGGCTAATTTTAAGTGATCATGGCAAACATTGCATATCAACATAGAATTAATGGACAAAAATGGGAAATATAAAGTAGCCCCTGTTCAGGGGGAAATAATTCATTGCATCTCCATCAATCATTAAATCAGTATTTTTGCTTGATTTCACAAAAATTTGGTATAAAAAATATCAACTATCAAATCAACAAAACTTGCGACTATGGGACTGCCTGCGAATCAAATTTTATTATCCAGCACTCAACTACAAGAACAACTAGAACAACAAAAAACCCTAGCCAGGGTGATTGGCAGAATTCGGGAATCTCTGGATTTAGAAACAATTCTCAAAATTACTGTTCAAGAAGTGCGTCAATTGTTGAATACTGATCGGGTTGCTGTTTTTCAATTTGATCCTGCACGAGACTGGGAGGGGGAATTTATTGCTGAAGATGTTGCCCCTGATTGGCTATCCGCTATGTCAGCCAAAGTCTACGATCACTGTTTTGGTGAAAAATTTGCGGCTTATTATCAACAGGGAAGAGTGCAAGCAGTTGCAGATATTTACGCTGCCGGATTAAGTAATTGTCATGTAGAAATACTCAGTAAATTTCAAGTACGCGCTAACCTCATTGTTCCTTTATTAAGAGATCAAGAACTATGGGGATTAATTTGTATTCATCATTGTCAGGAAGCTCGTCAATGGCAAGATTCAGAGATTGAATTTATCCGCCAAATCGCTGACCACCTCACCATTGCCATTCAACAAGCCAAACATCTCCAAGAAGTCCAATTGCAAGCCGTAAAATTAGCACAAGCAGCCCAACGAGACCAAGTAATTTCTCAAATTGTTGATCAAATTCGCACACCTCTAGACATTGAAACTATTTTTCAAAGCACAACTCACGAAATTCGGCAGTTACTCCAAGCTGACCGAGTTGCCATATTTCGCTTTAATTCTGATTGGAGTGGTAACTTTGTCGCTGAATCTTTCGCTGAAGGTTGGACACCTCTAGTAGATGTGCAACCTGTAATTAATGATACCTACTTACAACAAAACCACGGCGGACGTTACGCTCAAAATCAGACATTTACCGCTAACGACATTTATCAAGCGGGATTAAGTGAATGTCATATTCTCTTATTAGAACAATTTCAGGCAAAAGCTTTTGCTACTGCTCCCATTCTTCAAGGCGATCAACTCTGGGGTGTCATCGCCGTTTACCAAAATTCTGCACCCAGACAGTGGCAAGCCTATGAAGTAGAGTCCTTAAGTAAAATCGGCACGCAAATTGGTCTAGCTTTGCGTCACCACGAGTTACTAGCACAAGCTCACAACCAAGCAGAACAACAAAAGACCTTAACCAGCGTCATTACGCGCATTCGCCAATCTTTAGATTTAGAGACAATCTTTCAGACTACAGTTACCGAAGTCCGACAAATGCTACAAGCCGACAGAGTAGCAATTTTTCATTTCGATCCCCAACAAGACTGGACGGGAGAATTTATTTCTGAAGATGTCGCTATTGGTTGGGATTCGGTTATAGCTGCCAAAATCCATGACCACTGTTTTGGAGAGCAATTTGCAGCCTTTTATCAACAAGGTCGAGTACAGGCTGTTGCTGACATTCATGACGCAGGTCTAAGTAAGTGTCATGCTCAGATTCTAGGTCAATTTCAAGTCAGAGCTAATTTAGTAGTACCACTGCTCAAACAGGGTAATTTATGGGGCCTATTATGTGTACATCAATGTCATCACCCCAGAATTTGGCAGTCTTCGGAAATTGAATTTGTCAGTCAAATAGCAGAAAACTTAGGAGTAGCCCTACAACATAACCAACTTTTATTAGCAGCTCAATACCAAGCAGAACAACAAAAGACCTTAACCAGCGTCATTACACGCATTCGAGAATCTCTGGATTTAGAAACGATTCTGCAAACTTCCGTTACTGAGGTGCGGCAACTACTACAAGCTGACCGTGTGGGAGTCTTCCGTTTTGAACCCCAAACAGATTGGGAAGGGGAATTTATCTATGAAGATGTAGCTGATGGTTGGAATTCAGCGATCGCCGAAAAAGTTTATGACTACTGCTTTGGTAAAAATTTTGCATTACTTTACGCTCAAGGTCGAGTCAATGCGATCGCGGACATCCACCAAGGCAATTTTCCAGCCTGCTACATCCAAATTCTCGAACGATTTCAAATACGTGCCAATCTAGTTGCACCACTTTTAAAAGCAGGTGAACTTTGGGGATTACTCTGTATTCACCAATGTAAACTTCCTCGCCACTGGCAACCCTCAGAAATTGAATTTGTTAGCCAAATAGCTGAACAACTAGGAGTCGCCTTAAAACAAGATTCTTATTTAAAACAAGTACAAATCCAAGCCGTTCAACTAGCAGAAGCTAACGAGCGGGAAAAATCAATGGAGCGGCAAAAATTATTAGCTGCAACCATTGATAAAATTCGTCAATCTCTTGATATCAAAACCATCTTTAAAACCACTACTCAAGCTGTCCGTGAGTTGTTAGAAGTCGAACGAGTCGCTATATACCGTTTTAACTCTGATTGGAGTGGTAAATTTGTGGCTGATTCCTTCAAAGATGGCTGGAAACCTGCAACAAAAGTACAACCAATTGTTCTAGAAATCTTTGAAGATACAGATGAAGATGATAAATTACCCCGCAATGAAACTTTTGTTCCCATTCGCCAAGGAGAAAAATTATGGGGATTATTAGTAGCTTATCAACACTCTCAAGCCCGCTACTGGAAAGATGAAGAAATTAACTTATTAGCTCAAGTAGGTGTACAGTTAGGCATTGCCATTCAACAAGCAGAATTACTTGAACAAACCAAACGTCAAACCCTAGAACTGACTCAAGCTTTATATGAATTAAAACAGACCCAAGCTCGATTAATTCAGGGAGAGAAAATGGCAGGTCTGGGACAATTATTAGCGGGAGTTGCTCACGAAATCAACAATCCTGTCAATTTCATTTCTGGCAATCTGACTCACCTGAATGAATATATTGAAAATATTTTCCATGTTTTGCAGATGTATCGTCAATATGAATCACAGTTTCCCGACATCCAAGCAGCAACAAAAAACATGGATTTAGAATTTATCATTGATGATTTACCTAAAACACTCGATTCTATGAAAATGGGTGCAGATCGGATTCTGCAAATTGTCCTGTCCTTAAGAACTTTCTCTCGTACCGATGAAGCCGAATTAAAATCAGTGGATATTCATGAAGGTTTGGATAGTACCTTGCTCATTTTAGGACATCGCCTCAAAGATAATAACCAACGTCCTGCCATAGAGGTGATCAAAGACTATGTTAATTTGCCTTTAGTTGAATGCTATCCAGCACAACTAAATCAGGTGTTTATGAACTTGATTTGCAATAGCATCGACGCATTAGAAGAAAAATTTACCAATATTTGGCAAAGAAGTTTAAAAGCATCAAAGCCCTGTCCTACAGTCCCTTTAACTATTTGGATCAGCACAAAAATTGTAGAACAAAAAATTATTATTAAAATCGCTGACAACGCTTTTGGAATAGCACAAGAACTAGTTGATAAAATCTTCGACCCTTTCTTTACTACCAAAGAACCGGGTAAGGGAACAGGTTTAGGTTTGTCTATTAGTTATCAAATAATTGTAGAGAAACACTCTGGTAATATCAGATGTTTTTCTACCCCAGGAGAAGGAACAGAATTTATTATTGAACTTCCCCACACCAATAGCAAGTAAACATATAAAAATAGTTTGTAGTAAGGACTTTAGTCCTGAGATGAGGACTGAAGTCCTCACTACAAACCTCTTATTTATCGACATCCTAAACTTTCTCTTGTGGAAATACCCGTAACAGAATTGACTCCATCGGCTCTTTCGCACAGTAAAGATACTTGATAACGGTCGATAATTGCGTCTGTAAAATCAGCCCCAGTAATATCAGCGTCATAAAAACGGCTGCGAGTTAAAGTCGATTCGGTAAAAATGGCATTTTTCAAATTTGCACCGTCTAAAGTCACCCGATCTACCAAAGCACCTGTTAAATTTGCATTTTCTAAATTAGCTTTTAATAAAACGCCCTTAGTCAAAATAGCATTAGTTAAATTTGCGCCTTGAAAATTTGTACCCCGCATTTCTGCTGCGACAAAAGTTACACCTGCTAAATCAGTGTTAGTAAAATCACGATTTTCTAGATTAGTGTTGTTGTAGTTAATTGTACTAAGTTGAGCAAAAGCTGGCTTGGGATTGATGATGAGCCAAAACCAAGCCAGCAGCAAGATTACAATCAAACTTAATAATCTCAGCAAGAACTTTTTCATAACTTTACAAATCTCATGAATAGTCAAAAGTCAAAAGCAACAACCAGTCACCCTGACAGCTACTTTTCTATCATTCCTTCATAAAAAATAGTCAGTCATAGTGAATAACATCAAAAAGATACCTGCTAGCTCACTATTGACTATTGACTATTGACTATTGACTATTGACTACTTCCAATCCTTGCCGATGCGGATTGTGATATCTGATTCTAAATCCCCTGTGGATTTAACTTCAACTAAACCCAATCCTAAGATTTTCTGTAGGTTAACTCCTGCCGAGCGATCGCCCTTCTGTACAATAATTTGTGTTTGACGTTGGGTGTCAGGCCAAGCTGGAATAGTGTAAATATTTGTAAAACCTTTTTGTTTCAAGTAAGCAATAGCTTTTTCAGTTAACTGGGGTTGATTGGAAGCATTTTGAATAGCAATTTTGAGCTTAGATACTGGTCGTGAATCTGGCTTTAGACCAGGTATATCTACCCCTACATAATTATTCAATAAATTTTGCTGTCCGTTCAAATTCAGCCAATAGCTATGGGGATCTTTACTAAATTTGCTGAATGTACCAGGTAACATAGTCATTTGGAAATTATCCCGTTCTAAATTGACGGAAAAATTCACCAACGCCATCATTTCTTCGATCTTCAAATTGGTATCGAAATATTTCCGCATCAGGCGGGTTAATTGGGGCAATCTCGGTAAAACCGTGGGACTGTTAAGCCTTTGCAACACTGCTGTTACTAGTGCTTGTTGTCTTTGCACTCTGGGTAAATCCCCTAATCCTGCTTCTCGGTAACGAGCAAATAATTCTGCTTGTTCGCCATTGAGAGTTTGCCAACCACTAACTAAACTGACAGTTGATCCACTTACTGGATCTTGATAAGTCATAGCTTTGGGGACAAAAACTTCTACCCCACCTAATTGATCGACTAATTGCCGTAATCCACTCGTAGAAAGGCGAATATAGCGGTCAATTCGGGCATTATTCAGAGTCCGGCTGACAGTCCGTGCGGCTAACACTGGCCCGCCTTTGGCATTTGCCTCTGCCACTCTGGTTAATCCCTGTTCTGGGATAGCAATCATTGTGTCGCTGGGAATCGACAGTACCCGCATAGTTTTACTGTTGGGGTTGATTCTAGTCAGCAGCATGGTATCGCTATTGCCAGAAAAACTTTCCGGTGAGCCATCCACAGCACCTTTGACTGGTTCAATTCCCATAATCAGAATATTCATTGGTTTGGATATCTGATACTGGGAAATTTTGCTCCATAGTTCCCCAGGTAAGGGCATCTTCTGTTCATTTTGACCGGAAAATCCCAATTCTTCATCGGTACGGTCTAAGTTACTCCATAAAGGAGTCCATAAAGCCAAGGTGGATACTAACAGCCCAGACATGATGATCCCTAATACGGCTGTCAAAATCCACAGTAACCAGCGCGGCATGGATAAGCCCAATCGCTCATACAGCTCATTGGGAATCGCTCCTACAGACTCTACAACATTACGAGAACTGCTAGCTGCTTGTTCTTGTGTTGTTATTTCTTGGTCTGTTGCTGATTGCGCTAGAACTTGATTATCGATACGTTGTAGTTGCCCAGGTTTTACCCCAAGCTCTAAATCTGGTATCTGTTGAGGTGTAACCTGATCTTCTGACCATTGAACCTGTTTAATCACAATTATCTCCCCACTCAACCACTCCCTAAAATTTATGTTAATCCAAGCCACCAAACTTGCCAGTGTCAGACTGCACTGTAAACTTGAAATGTTCTAGCGTAGGTCGTATGACAACATGAGTAGTTCTTTGTTCCCAGTCATCCTGGCAGGTGGTAAAGGTGAACGTTTTTGGCCTTTGAGTCGGCAAGACCGACCCAAACAATTTTTAAGTCTTGATGGTAGCTCTAGAAGTCTATTACAGGCAACTGCCGAACGACTAATTGATGTTGCAGGCAGTTGGCAGGATTTATGGGTAATTACTTCTAGCCAGCTAGCTACAGGTATACTACAGCAATTACCAGAATTGCCACCTCCAAACCTGTTGGTAGAACCGCAAGGTAGAGACACTGCTGCTGCTGTTGCTTGGACAAGTTTAGAAATTCAAAAACGTTACGGAGACGACGCTATTATCGGCTTTTTCCCCTCTGACCACTGGATAGCTGACCAACAGGCATTTAAACGCACATTAGATGCGGCTACTCAACTAGCGGCAAGCACTCCAGCTATTGTCACATTAGGGATTAAGCCTACCTTTCCATCAACTGGTTACGGCTACATTGAACAAGGCGAAAAAATTGGTAGCTTTAATGAGTTGCCAGCTTATCACGTCAACCGCTTTACTGAAAAGCCAGACCGTGAAACAGCCCAGACATTTCTGTCTACAGGACGATTTAGCTGGAATAGCGGTATGTTCGTCTTTCGGGCTGGTGTTGTTCTCAAGGAACTGTATACCCATGCACCAGAAATTATTGAACAAATAGCACAAAAAGGCGTTGATGTCTATCCCCAATTGCCGAAAAAAAGTATAGACTATGCACTCATGGAAAAAACTAATTTAGCATATGTTTTACCGGCAGAATTTGGGTGGGATGACTTGGGTGATTGGAACGCTATCGAAAGACTACTGAAAAAACCAGACAATCCTAACGTTGAACTGGCTACCCATGTAGGTCTAGATACACAAGGCGCAATTATTTATGCTACTAACCCAGAGGATGTAGTTGTTACTATTGGGTTAGAGGATGTGGTGATTGTACGCGATCGCAATGTCACCCTCATTGTTAACAAAGAACGCACCCAGGAAATTAAACAAGTCCTCAAAACCCTACAAAGCGATCCCCGATTTACTGACTTACTTTGAAGAGGCAGAGAGCAAGAAGCAAGGGGGCAGGGAGCAAGGGGGCAGGGAGCAGAGAGCAATTTAAATTAATGCCCACTCCCCAGTCCCCAATCCCCAATCCCCAATCATTCTTAAATTTTGAATTTTGAATTTTGAATTGATAAGTCCCCAATCCCCAAAACAAAATGTTTTTAACATACACTGTTCCGCGCCAAAGAGAAATTATTGAAGTTGTTCTCCGCAATGGCTGGGATTATATGCGGAGGTTGCTAACTGGTGGTAAAGCTGATGAACCCCAATTACCTACACCTGCGGTGTTAAAAAATATTCTGGTGGATTTGGGGCCTGTTTATGTCAAACTCGGTCAGCTACTGTCTACCCGTCCAGATTTACTGAGTGCTGCTTATATTGATGAACTTTCCACTTTACAAAACGAAGTACCGCCCGTACCTTGGGCAGAAGTGGAAATCGTCATTCGTCAGCAACTCAAACGCCCTTTAGAAGAAACTTTCAAATACATCAATCCTGTGGCAGTAGCGGCGGGATCAATTGCCCAAACCCATCGCGCTACGTTAATTGATGGTCGGGAAGTGGCATTAAAAGTCCAGCGACCAGGAATAGATATTACGATTGTCCAAGATATTGCCCTGATTCAAGGGATTGCTGATTTGGTGGCGCGTACTGATTTTGGGCAGAATTATGAAATCAAATCAATCGCCGAAGAATTCACTAAAGCCCTAGAGGCTGAATTAGATTTTACCAGGGAAGCTGGTTTCACAGACCAACTGCGACGTAATTTATCGCACAGTCGTTGGTATGAACCGCAAAAAATTGTCGTTGCGGAAATTTATTGGCATCTGACTACAGAAAAATTAATGGTGATGGAGTGGCTAGACGGAGTACCAATACTCTCAGCCCAATTAAGCAGCATTAACGGTAAAGACCCAGTGGCAGAACGTAATGCCGTTACTACACTATTATTTCGTGCCTTTTTTCAGCAGTTATATGTTGATGGCTTTTTTCATGCTGATCCCCATCCTGGGAATATTTTTTATCTGACTGATGGGCGCGTAGCGTTGTTAGATTGTGGGATGGTGGGTAGGCTTGATCCCCGCACTCAGCAAATTTTGACGGAAATGCTATTGGCTATTGTCGATTTAGATGCGGGAAGATGCGCTCAACTGACTTTACAACTGGCCGATTCCGCACAACCAGTAATTTTATCGCGCCTAGAAAGCGATTATGACCGGATGCTGCGGAAGTATTACAACGTCAGTTTGACGGAGATGAATTTTAGTCAAATCTTTTATGAAATTTTGCAAGTTGCTCGTAATAATAAAATTCGCTTACCCGGTAACATGGGCTTGTATGCCAAAACTTTGGCAAATTTAGAAGGGGTAGCCCGTACCTTTAATCCAGAAGTAAATTTATTTGAAGAAATTCAGCCTTTAATTACAGACTTGTTTCGACGGCAATTATTAGGCGATAATCCAGTGCGATCGCTCCTCAGAACCGCCTTAGATATTAAAAGCCTGTCGCTACAATCTCCCCGACAAATCGAACTGTTATTAGATCGAGTCACATCGGAAACTTTGCGATGGAATCTTTCTCTACATGGTTTAGATGGTGTCCGCCGCACAATGGACGATGCTGCTAACCGCTTATCCTTTAGCATCCTCGTAGGTTCACTGATTATGGGGGCAGCAATTATTTCCACTAAAGCCCAAACCACACAGCTATCTTTTATTAGTAGTGTGTTATTTGCCGTCGCCAGCTTATTAGGATTGTGGCTAATTATTAGTATCTTGCGATCGGGGCGTTTGAGATAAGGGGCATTGGGCATTGGGCATTGGGCATAAACATAATCTGTTCCCGATTCGCGATTCCCGATTCCCGATTCCCCATTCCCAATGCCCGATTCGCGATTCCCGATTCCCCATTCCCCATTCCCAATGCCCGATTCGCGATTCCCGATTCCCCATTCCCCATTCCCAATGCCCGATTCGCGATTCCCGATTCCCGATTCCCCATTCCCAATGCCCGATTCGCGATTCCCGATTCCCTTATGTTGTGTACTCAGCGTTAATTTTCACGTAGTCGTAACTTAAATCACAGCCCCACGCTTTACCTGCACCGTGACCGTTACCAACGTTGACAGCGATAATTACTGGATTATCTACTCTTTGACCTGGAATATTCTTGCGATCAACGGATAAATCATTACTATTGTTAGTCGCAACAAAGTCTTGGGGAAGCACAGAATTCGCTGCCGCTTGCTTTAAATATGCACTAGCGGCGGCGCGGTCAAATGGTAAAGGTTGACCGTTTTCAAACAGGAGAAAATCCCCCAGTTTAATATTCAAATTTTCTTGCTCAAAAGGTACACCTGCGCGTCCGGCGGCGGCGGCGATGCGTCCCCAATTGGGGTCACGACCGAAGATAGCGGATTTCACTAGGGATGAACCTGCGATGGTTTTGGCGATTTGTCTGGCTGCAAGTTCGTCATGCGCCCCTGTAACTTGCACTTCCATCAGACAAGTTGCACCTTCACCATCACGAGCGATCGCTTTGGCTAAATGCTGACATACTGCTGTTAACATGGCCTCTAATTTTTCGGCTTCTGCACCCATTTCTGTAATTGCTGGGGTGCGCGATTCACCATTAGCTAGAGCAATCAGGCTATCGTTGGTACTGGTATCACCATCTACAGTAATAGAATTAAAGCTTCTGTCTGCTGCTCTGCTTAACATTTCTTGCCATAGATGCGGTGAGACAGCTGCATCACAAGTAACAAAAGCTAACATCGTCGCCATATTTGGATGAATCATCCCCGAACCTTTAGCAATGCCACCAATGCGGACTGGACGATCTGCGATAGTAGTTTCCAGGGCAATGGATTTAGTGACTAAATCTGTAGTGATAATTGCACCTGCGGCCGTATCTGACCCAGTAGGAGATAGTGCTGCGACTAATTTGGGAATTCCACCCCGCAGCGCATCCATTTTAATACGCTGACCGATTACCCCTGTAGAAGCTAAAAGAATCGATTCTGGGGAAATATTTAACTCTTTTGCCAACAATTCTGCACTTTCTTCTGCATCCCGCACACCTTGACTACCTGTAGCGGCGTTAGCTTGTCCAGCGTTGCAGAGAATCGCCCGCGCAAATGGTTTAGCTTGCAAGCGTTGACGACAATAATCTACACAAGCAGCTTTGACTTGGCTGGTAGTAAATACACCAGCTGCGATCGCTTCCACATCTGATACTATCAAAGCCAAATCCGGCAATCCCGAAGGCTTCAACCCAGCAGTAATCCCAGCCGCCTTATAACCTTTAGGTGCTGTCACTCCACCAGTAATTTCCTGCCACTCTGCCATATTTCTCACCCTTACAACTAATTAGCAGCTTGACTGGCGATTATAGCTTGAAAGTGCTGAGTGCTGAGTTTTGAGTAATGAGTAATGAGTAATGAGTGCTAAAAAAAATTGCTCCTTATCTACTTTCCAATCCCCAATCCCCAGTCCCCAGTCCCCAGTCCCCAATCCCCAACCCCCTTCCATGAAAAAAGGAGAGCCACTTGGGCAGCTCTCCAGATCATCAGGGTGCATCTACTTAGCACAGTATAGCATTTTTGCCATGAGGAGTAACACCCATTATTTCTTTATTTGTATAAAGATCATTAAGAATTTTTACTGATCCGGTTGAACTCAGCAGTTTTTCTGAGAAGAAGTCTTCATAAATTACTATATTTTTAGGTGTTGTTTCATGTTTATTACTATTAATAGTCAATATTATTTATGTACTAAAAAGCTTGCTACTTCAGTAAATGTCGGTTTATTTTCATACTAAATTAAAACCAGTGTACTGATATCTTCAGCATCATTTCATTTATAGAGAGTATTTTCACAGATAAACCAAGAAAGTTTTTCAAAGGTTCATCCGGGCTTAAAAATATATGAGCAAAAATTTAGTATATTTATCTTAATTAGCAAACTACTAACTCTAACAGTCATGATGTCCAAGTTAGCACTTAAGTATACTAAAGAAGTTAACTTTTGACATTGCTACCGTATTGTGTAACACAATAAATCGTAGCTCAGTTGTTAATATATTCAACTGAGATAAAACTCCTAATCTTTTCTTAGCTGTTCCCTATTCTTTCTTACTTTCTTACGCAAATTATCTCAGTGATCCACCTCGGCTACCGCATCCAATTGATAATAATTTAAGTAATTAAGTAAATATGTAGAAAATTTATAACTATTTTATTGCTTTATTGTGAACTGAGTGGGACTAATCTTTTATAAATTGTTCCAGCAGCTTATCGATAATAAGAATTTATAGTGTTTTCTCTTTCGTAGCATAGTCATATTTAAGAACAAATACTTATCACTTGTATTACCAACAAAGCCAAAGTTATGCTAGTTTTTATCATTCCTCTCAAAAGTGCAGAAGTATCCGAATCATGGAATACAGTCTCCAAGCTTTTTGAAAGATCCTTACGCTCAATTTGTAGTCAAACTGACTCAGATTTTCGAGTAGTTGTAGTGTGTCATGAACGTCCAAAAATTGACTTTAGTCATCCTCATGTTCACTATCTAGAAGTTAACTTCCCTATCCCTAATTGCAACCGTAAAGACAAGAACATAGATAAGTGCAAGAAAATTATTAAGGGCTTAATGTATGCGAAAGCTGTATTTGCACCTAATCATATTATGATTGTTGATGCTGATGATTGTATC contains:
- a CDS encoding LCP family protein, coding for MIKQVQWSEDQVTPQQIPDLELGVKPGQLQRIDNQVLAQSATDQEITTQEQAASSSRNVVESVGAIPNELYERLGLSMPRWLLWILTAVLGIIMSGLLVSTLALWTPLWSNLDRTDEELGFSGQNEQKMPLPGELWSKISQYQISKPMNILIMGIEPVKGAVDGSPESFSGNSDTMLLTRINPNSKTMRVLSIPSDTMIAIPEQGLTRVAEANAKGGPVLAARTVSRTLNNARIDRYIRLSTSGLRQLVDQLGGVEVFVPKAMTYQDPVSGSTVSLVSGWQTLNGEQAELFARYREAGLGDLPRVQRQQALVTAVLQRLNSPTVLPRLPQLTRLMRKYFDTNLKIEEMMALVNFSVNLERDNFQMTMLPGTFSKFSKDPHSYWLNLNGQQNLLNNYVGVDIPGLKPDSRPVSKLKIAIQNASNQPQLTEKAIAYLKQKGFTNIYTIPAWPDTQRQTQIIVQKGDRSAGVNLQKILGLGLVEVKSTGDLESDITIRIGKDWK
- a CDS encoding mannose-1-phosphate guanylyltransferase, producing the protein MSSSLFPVILAGGKGERFWPLSRQDRPKQFLSLDGSSRSLLQATAERLIDVAGSWQDLWVITSSQLATGILQQLPELPPPNLLVEPQGRDTAAAVAWTSLEIQKRYGDDAIIGFFPSDHWIADQQAFKRTLDAATQLAASTPAIVTLGIKPTFPSTGYGYIEQGEKIGSFNELPAYHVNRFTEKPDRETAQTFLSTGRFSWNSGMFVFRAGVVLKELYTHAPEIIEQIAQKGVDVYPQLPKKSIDYALMEKTNLAYVLPAEFGWDDLGDWNAIERLLKKPDNPNVELATHVGLDTQGAIIYATNPEDVVVTIGLEDVVIVRDRNVTLIVNKERTQEIKQVLKTLQSDPRFTDLL
- a CDS encoding AarF/ABC1/UbiB kinase family protein; protein product: MFLTYTVPRQREIIEVVLRNGWDYMRRLLTGGKADEPQLPTPAVLKNILVDLGPVYVKLGQLLSTRPDLLSAAYIDELSTLQNEVPPVPWAEVEIVIRQQLKRPLEETFKYINPVAVAAGSIAQTHRATLIDGREVALKVQRPGIDITIVQDIALIQGIADLVARTDFGQNYEIKSIAEEFTKALEAELDFTREAGFTDQLRRNLSHSRWYEPQKIVVAEIYWHLTTEKLMVMEWLDGVPILSAQLSSINGKDPVAERNAVTTLLFRAFFQQLYVDGFFHADPHPGNIFYLTDGRVALLDCGMVGRLDPRTQQILTEMLLAIVDLDAGRCAQLTLQLADSAQPVILSRLESDYDRMLRKYYNVSLTEMNFSQIFYEILQVARNNKIRLPGNMGLYAKTLANLEGVARTFNPEVNLFEEIQPLITDLFRRQLLGDNPVRSLLRTALDIKSLSLQSPRQIELLLDRVTSETLRWNLSLHGLDGVRRTMDDAANRLSFSILVGSLIMGAAIISTKAQTTQLSFISSVLFAVASLLGLWLIISILRSGRLR
- the argJ gene encoding bifunctional ornithine acetyltransferase/N-acetylglutamate synthase; this encodes MAEWQEITGGVTAPKGYKAAGITAGLKPSGLPDLALIVSDVEAIAAGVFTTSQVKAACVDYCRQRLQAKPFARAILCNAGQANAATGSQGVRDAEESAELLAKELNISPESILLASTGVIGQRIKMDALRGGIPKLVAALSPTGSDTAAGAIITTDLVTKSIALETTIADRPVRIGGIAKGSGMIHPNMATMLAFVTCDAAVSPHLWQEMLSRAADRSFNSITVDGDTSTNDSLIALANGESRTPAITEMGAEAEKLEAMLTAVCQHLAKAIARDGEGATCLMEVQVTGAHDELAARQIAKTIAGSSLVKSAIFGRDPNWGRIAAAAGRAGVPFEQENLNIKLGDFLLFENGQPLPFDRAAASAYLKQAAANSVLPQDFVATNNSNDLSVDRKNIPGQRVDNPVIIAVNVGNGHGAGKAWGCDLSYDYVKINAEYTT